One Bos javanicus breed banteng chromosome 10, ARS-OSU_banteng_1.0, whole genome shotgun sequence genomic window, GCATTCACAGATTTTGTAGTCAGAGTATTCTCCTTGTTGCTATAGTCACTTATTATAATAATCCTTTCCAATAAAGTCTCTACcctactttacattttttttggtAGTTTAGCAATGCTTATTTGTTCAGATTTCAAATCCCTGCCCcgcctttttcttcctcttagtTCTTCTATGTTCGATATGTTATGCCTACAGAAAGTGGACTTCCCATAAGGGAAATATTTGCTTTAGCATCTGTTTAAAGTACCAATATTTTCAAGTAGAATGTCTATGTCAAAGCAGAGGTCACAAGGCATAAAGGAGATGATACACCTAAAGCACTCAGTATAGGGTTTGGCACAGACTTAAATAACTGTTGGCTGGTTGATGTCATTGTTATTCTTGTAAATGTTATTATATAATGCACTTCTTAGCTCATCATTTTCTCTGATAAAATTATATTCTGTTCCCAAGGCCTAAGATAAAATCTAAACTCCTTAACATAACTCACATGGTCTTTTATGACAAGGATCCTATCTACCTATTAACCCGATGGCTAAAGTGAATGCTTCATTTGCTTTGTTAAACTTCCAAGTTCTGTAAGTACAATGACTTTTTATTCGTACATATGCTATTTCAACTTCCTCAAAGCCCTCACTATCTCTTTCCCCCAATTAATATGGAAAATAATTGTTATGGTATTATTGATattcaaaactataatgaagCATTAAGAACAAATCTAAAACTACTTTTCTTAAAGATCAttattcttaacttttttttccccagtatttttgctgttTGGATCATTTTGTCCCATTTTACTATAAATATAATTCTACTGAATAAGCATTTCTATGTAATTAAAGTACTTTATAAACATACTTATCAGTGGTTGCATGGTAATTCATTTTATGCATGATCTATAAATTATATGACTAATTTAATAGTGTTTAGCTTATGTTTTTATCTATTTCCTTGCTATTATTAATACGATTATgagtatgtatgtacatgtgtgtttgtCAACATCTTTGATAATTACCCACAGTTTCATTATGTTCTTAGACCTACTTGCCAGAACTAGATCACTGCATCAaagtatacaaatattttaaaatttgtattcccAGAATTGCATGAAAGTTTTGCTTACACTGCACACTCTTACCAAGAttgtatcatttcagttcagttcagttgttcagtcatgtccgactctttgcaagatTGTATAGGttaattcttttatcttttgctAATTTACTATCATTCTGTATTATACTAAaaaccaatcagatcagatcagatcagtcaatcagtctgactctttgcgaccccatgaatcgcagcaggccaggcctccctgtccatcaccaactcccggagttcacccagactcatgtccatcaagtcagtgataccatccagccatctcatcctctgtcgttcccttctcctcttgcccccagtccctcccagcatcagagtcttttccaatgtgtcaactcttcgcgtgaggtggccaaagtactggagtttcagctttagcatcattccctccaaagaaatcccagggctgatctcctttagaatggactggttggatctccttgcagtccaagggactctcaagagtcttctccaacaccacagttaaaaaagcatcaattcttcggcgctcagccttcttcacagtccaactctcacatccatacatgaccacaggaaaaaccatagccttgactagatgaacctttgttggcaaagtaatgtctctgcttttgaatatgctatctaggttggtcataactttccttccaaggagtaagcgtcttttaatttcatggctgcagtcaccatctgtagtgattttggagcccagaaaaataaagtctgatactgtttccactatttccccatctatttcccatgaagtgatgggactggatgccatgatcttcgttttctgaatgttgagctttaagccaactttttcactctccactttcaccttcatcaagagactttttagttactcttcactttctgccataagggtggtgtcatctgcatatctgaggttattgatatttctcctggcaatcttgattccagcttgtgtttcttccagcccagcatttctcatgatgtactctgcatataagttaaataaacagggtgacaatacacagccttgacgtactccttttcctatttggagccagtctgttgttccatgtccagttctaactgttgcttcctgacctgcaaccAATATAATacaaaaaccaatacagtattgtaaagttaaaaaataaaataaaattttaaaaaaaagcaaaaatagtaaATTTTGAATACCAATTATATGCCACACTCAATAGGCagccttgtatttttaaaagtttatatgaTCTTCAATGTGATTTTTCAAAATAGTATTTAACATATGAactctatttaaaaatatcagttcaTACCATTTTCTcattaagaaattaagaaaaataattttatctacaATAGCatcagaagaataaaatacttataaataaGTTTAACCAAGGAGAGTCGAGACTTGCACACTGAAAACTACTacacattgctgaaagaaattaaagaagatataaataaatggaacaacTTGTATTCGTGGATTAGAAGACAATAGTGTTAAGATGGTAATACTAGGCACTTCTCTCCCGAGAACCATCGCGCAGGCCGGGCCTAGAAGGGAACAAACGAGGCCCCTGAGAGCTCCATCTAGTTCGCCGGATAACATCCCACAGCAGAATTCGGAGTCAGCAATGGCTAAACCCCAGGTGGTTGTAGCTCCTGTATTAATGTCTAAGCTGTCTGTAAACGCCCCTGAATTCTACGCATCAAGTTATTCTTCTAATTATACAGAATCCTATGAGGACGGCTGTGAGGATTATCCTACTTTATCAGAATATGTTCAGGATTTTTTGAATCATCTTACAGAACAGCCTGGCagttttgaaagtgaaattggacAGTTTGCAGAGACCCTGAATGGCTGGGTTACAACAGATGATGCTTTGCAAGAACTTATGGAACTCATCTATCAACAGGCCACATCTATCCCCAATTTCTCTTACATGGGAGCACGCCTCTGTAACTACCTGTCCCATCATCTGACAATTAGCCCACAGAGTGGCAACTTTCGCCAATTGCTACTTCAAAGATGTCGGACTGAATATGAAGTTAAAGATCAAGCTGCAAAAGGGGATGAAGTGACTCGAAAATGATTCCATGCATTTGTACTCTTTCTGGGAGAACTCTATCTTAACCTGGAGATTAAAGGGACAAATGGACAGGTTACAAGGGCAGACATTCTTCAGACCGGTCTTCGGGAGTTGCTGAATGCCCTCTTCTCTAATCCTATGGATGACAACTTAA contains:
- the LOC133255066 gene encoding LOW QUALITY PROTEIN: polyadenylate-binding protein-interacting protein 1-like (The sequence of the model RefSeq protein was modified relative to this genomic sequence to represent the inferred CDS: substituted 1 base at 1 genomic stop codon), whose translation is MAKPQVVVAPVLMSKLSVNAPEFYASSYSSNYTESYEDGCEDYPTLSEYVQDFLNHLTEQPGSFESEIGQFAETLNGWVTTDDALQELMELIYQQATSIPNFSYMGARLCNYLSHHLTISPQSGNFRQLLLQRCRTEYEVKDQAAKGDEVTRKXFHAFVLFLGELYLNLEIKGTNGQVTRADILQTGLRELLNALFSNPMDDNLICAVKLLKLTGSVLEDAWKEKGKTDMEEIIQRIENVVLDANCSRDVKQMLLKLVELRSSNWGRVHAASTYREATPENDPNYFMNEPTFYTSDGVPFTAADPDYQEKYQELLEREDFFPDYEENGTDLSGGGDPYLDDIDDEMDPEIEEAYEKFCLESERKQKQ